Proteins encoded by one window of Lathyrus oleraceus cultivar Zhongwan6 chromosome 1, CAAS_Psat_ZW6_1.0, whole genome shotgun sequence:
- the LOC127115551 gene encoding classical arabinogalactan protein 6: MARQLFFVALIFVAMISMVMAEVAPSASPKSSPLLESAPKSSPKAAPTMSSAPSSSPKASPLAPSLAPSTSDNEQDISAPPAQASDPIELYAPGAAPASDDFAPEASEASPAADEAVSGAAAIRFSVAASTIALVSFFAI, from the coding sequence atgGCCCGTCAACTATTTTTTGTAGCCCTCATTTTTGTAGCCATGATCAGCATGGTTATGGCTGAAGTAGCCCCATCTGCATCACCTAAATCATCACCCTTATTAGAATCAGCACCAAAATCTTCACCAAAAGCAGCACCAACAATGTCATCAGCACCATCATCTTCTCCAAAAGCAtcacctttagctccatcacTTGCACCTTCAACTTCTGATAACGAACAAGATATTTCAGCTCCACCAGCACAAGCCAGTGATCCCATTGAGCTATACGCTCCTGGAGCTGCCCCTGCTAGTGATGACTTTGCTCCCGAGGCATCCGAGGCATCCCCGGCAGCTGACGAGGCCGTTAGTGGTGCCGCCGCTATTCGATTCTCTGTCGCTGCTTCCACCATCGCCCTTGTCAGCTTCTTTGCCATCTAA